In Pseudomonas abieticivorans, the genomic window CGCTACGAAATGCAGATGAAGGTTATCAGCACCGCCGACGAAAACGCCAAGAGCGCCAACAGCCTGCTGAGCCTGCAGGGCTGACACCCGGAATGAATGAGGAATGATCGATGATCCGATCGCTGTGGACCGCAAAGACCGGACTGGAAGCCCAACAGTCGCAGATGGACGTGATTGCCAACAACCTGGCCAACGTCAGTACCAATGGCTTCAAGCGCTCGCGCGCGGTATTCGAAGACCTGGTGTACCAGAACATGCGCCAGCCCGGAGCCCAGAGCACCACCCAGACCAAGCTGCCTTCGGGCCTGCAGGTGGGCACGGGGGTGCGCCAGGTGGCGACCGAACGCCTGCACACCCAGGGCAACCTGGAGCAGACCGACAGCTCTGAAGACCTGGCCATCAACGGCACCGGCTTTTTCGAAGTGGACATGCCCGACGGCAGCACCGCCTACACCCGCGACGGCAGCTTTCAGCTGGACGCCAACGGCCAGATGGTCACGTCCAACGGCTACACCCTGACCGGCGGCATCACCATCCCCAGTACCGCCACTTCGGTGTCGGTCAGCTCCGACGGTATCGTCTCGGTGGTGCAGTCGGGCTCGGCTACCTCCACCCAAGTCGGCCAGTTGAACCTGGCACTTTTCATCAATCCGGCCGGCCTGCAGAGCATCGGCCAGAACCTGTACCTGGAAACCGATGCCTCGGGTACGCCCACCGAAACCACGCCGGGCCTCAACGGCGGCGGCACGCTGTCCCAGGGCTACGTGGAAACCTCTAACGTCAACGTGGTGGAGGAGATGGTCAGCATGATCCAGACCCAGCGCGCCTATGAGATCAATAGCAAGGCGGTGGACGCGTCGGACCAGATGCTGCAGCGCCTGACGCAACTATGAGCCGCCTGATGCCCGACTCATTCAAGCTGTGCGTGTGCCTGGCCGTGGTGCTGCTGGGGGGGTGCGAGGTGCTGCCGCGCACGCCGGTGGTCAAGGATGAAAACATGGTGGTGCCGCCCCTGCCGCCGCGCGACATGGACGGCTCGATTTACCAGCTCAGCCGTTTACAACCGCTGTTCGAAGACCGGCGCCCACGCATGGTGGGCGACACCTTGACCATTACGTTGAACGAGCAAGTCAGCGCCAGCAAGAACTCGGCGTCCAATGCCGGGCGCAGCGGCTCGACCGGCATCAGCATGAAAGCCACGTCCAGCCGCGCGTCGCAAGAGGGCAGCTACGGCCTGGATGCCTCGGTGGACAATGACTTCACCGGCAGTGGCGGCTCCAAAGCCACCAATTCCTTTACCGGCACCATCGCCGTGGCGGTGATGCAAATCATGCCCAACGGCAACCTGCGGGTGCGGGGCGAGAAGCAGATCGCGATCAACCAGGGCACCGAATACATCCGTTTTTCCGGCTTGATCAACCCGCGCACCATCACCGGCGATAACACCGTGTCTTCGACTCAGGTCTCCGAAGCGCGCATCGAGTACGTCGGCGACGGCTACATCAACGAAGCGCAGCGCATGGGCTGGCTGCATCGCTTGTTCCTCAACGTTTCTCCATTCTGAGGCCGGGTGCCATGGCTAAACTAAATTTTTTGCCCGGGCTTGCGGGCACGTTGCTGGCGCTGCTCGGGCTGGTTGCCACGGCGCAGGCCGAACAGATCCGCGACATCGCCGAGTTTGCCGGCGTGCGCCCCAATAGCCTGGTCGGCTACGGCCTGGTGGTGGGCCTGGATGGCAGTGGCGACCAGACCACGCAGAGTCCGTTTACCGAGCAAAGCCTGAGCAACATGCTTTCGCAACTGGGCCTGACCCTGCCGGCCAACGCCAACATGCAGATGCGCAACATTGCTGCGGTGATGGTCACCGCCGACCTGCCGGCCTTCGCGCGGCCGGGGCAGCAAATCGACGTGGTGGTGTCCTCGTTCGGCAATGCCCGCAGCTTGCGCGGCGGTACCTTGTTGATGACGCCACTCAAGGGCGCCGATGGCGATATCTACGCCATGGCTCAGGGCAACCTGCTGGTAGGTGGTGCAGGTGGCTCGGCCAATGGCAGCAGCGTGACCGTCAACCAGCTGGCCGGCGGCCGCATCCCCCGTGGCGCGGTGGTCGAGCGCGAAGTGCAGTTGCGCCTGGGCGGCAACGACGGCAGCCTCAACCTGTACCTCAACGACGCCGACTTCGCCACGGCGCAGCGGGTGGTCTACGCCATCAACACGGACTTCCGGCGCACCGTGGCCTCGGCCCTCAACGGCGGCACCATCGCCTTGCAAGGGCCGATATCGCCCAACGAAAGGGTGAACTTCATTGCCCGTGTCGAAGCCATTTCGGTGCTGCCGGCAGATTCACGGCCCAAGGTCATCATCGATTCGCGCACCGGCTCCGTAGTGCTCAACAGCCAGGTCAAACTGGGCCGCGCGGCGGTTGCCCACGGTAACCTCTCGGTGATCATCGACACCACCAACCAGGTCAGCCAGCCGGGTGCGTTCAGCCAGGGCCAGACGGCGAGCACCGCCAACAGCAGTATCTCGGTGCAGGAGCAAGGTGGTGCGTTGCACCTGGTGGAGGGCAGCGCCAACCTGATGGACGTGGTCAAGGGCCTCAATGCCCTGGGCGCCACGCCTTCGGACCTGATGGTGATTTTGCAGGCACTCAAGGCAGCGGGCGCATTGCATGCCGACCTGGAGATCATCTGATGAGCCTGGCGAGCAGCACCGACGGCTTCGCCCTGGATGTGCAAGGCCTGGACGCCCTCAAGCGCAGCGCACACAAGGACTCGGCCGCCGGTATCAAGGAGGCATCCAAGCAGTTCGAGGCGCTGTTCTTGCAGATGATGCTCAAGAGCATGCGTGCGGCCATCCCCAAGTCGAGCATGGACCAGGACTCGCAAACCAGCCTGTACACCGAAATGCTCGACCAGCAGTGGGCCCAGAGCCTGGCGGGCCGGGGCATGGGCTTGGCCGACCAGTTGAGCGGTGCCTTGGGCGCCAACAAGGCCGCGATTGCCGAGGCCGCCCCGCAAGCGCCGAAGGATTCGCCTTTCGGCGGCCTGACGATCAATACCCGCCAGGCTTACCAGGCCTGGAAGCGCCGGGAAATGCCCGGCGAAGCCGTGGAGCGTGCCGCCCATGTCGACGACTTTGTCGCACGCATGCGCGGCCCGGCGCAGCGGGTGGCGCAAAACAGCGGCATCCCCGCCGAACTGATTTTGGCCCAGGCGGCATTGGAAACTGACTGGGGACGCCGGCAGATCACCACCGCCAGCGGTGCGGACAGCCACAACCTGTTCGGCATCAAGGCCGGTGGCCAGTGGCGCGGTGCGACCACCGAGGTGCTGACCACCGAGTACGACCAGGGTCAGGCACATAAACAAAGGGAAAGCTTTCGCGCCTACCCCAGCTACGACGCCGCCTTTGCCGACTACGCCCGGTTGATCGGCAACAACGACAACTATGCCGGCGTGCTCGCCGCGCCCAACCCTTTGCAGGCCGCCCGCGCGCTGCAGCAGGGCGGCTACGCCACCGATCCGCACTACGCCGACAAATTAATCTCGGTAATGGCCACCATCGGACCGCTGCGCGACGAAATCCAGACCGCGCGCCTGCAAGAAAATCGCTGAAAACCACGCCGATTTTTAAAGTTTTTCGCTAATCGGCCGATAACACGTGGCACGTCGTGCAGGAATTATTTATGAGCATTATATCGATCGGTGTCAGCGGCCTGAATGCCGCACAAGTCGCGCTGACCACCAGCAGCAACAACATCACCAACGTGTACACCGATGGCTATAACCTGGAGACCGCGAAGCTGGCCGCGAGTACCTCCGGCGGGGTAGAGGTGACGACCGTTGATCGTACCTTCGATCAGTTTATCGCAACCCAGCTCAATGCTTCCACCAGCACCGAAAGTGCCTTGAGCACGTATTCCACCGAAGTGTCGCAGATCGATGACCTGCTCAGTGACAGCACCTCGGACCTGGACACCCTGATGCAGGACTTTTTCTCGTCGCTGCAAACCCTGACCTCCGACGCCGGCGACTCCGCCACCCGCGAAGAAGTGATCGGCTCGGCCGAAACCCTGACCTCGCAGTTCAACCTGCTGGGCAGCTACCTGGACGATATGCAAAGCAGCGTTTCGGACCAGATCGGTGACTCGGTGGACCAGGTCAACGACCTGACCAGCCAGATTGCCAGCCTGAACAAACAAATCAGCAACTTGGGCAGCGTCAGCGACAGCGCCGCCAATACCTTGCTTGACCAACGTGACGCCCTGGTTACCTCGCTCAGTGCCCTGGTCGATGTCGACGTCACCGAAGAAGACAACGGCAGCTACAGCGTCAGCCTGAGCAACGGCCTGTCGCTGGTGTCCGGCTCCAAGAGCTCGGAGCTGGTGGCCACGGCGTCGTCCAGCGACCCCGAGCAGACCACCGTCAGCTACGTGGACGCGGCGGGCAATGTCACCTCGCTGGCGGACTTGACCATTACCGGCGGCACCCTGGGCGGCCTGCTGAGCTTCCAGAACGACACTCTGAGCACCGCGCAAAATGCCCTGGGGCAAATGGCCGTGGCCCTCGCCGTATCGTTCAACGCCTTGCAGGAAAGCGGCGTGGACCTCAACGGCGATACCGGCACGGCATTCTTCTCCGTGGCGGACCCGGTGATCTACAGCGATGCCGATAACACCGGCAGTGCCAGCCTGAGCGCGACCTTTTCCGATGACATCAGCGACCTGACCACCAGCAACTACACCGTCAGCTACTCGGACAGCGATGGCTACAGCGTGACCGACGCCTCCACGGGCGAGGCCGTGGACGCCACTTACGACGCCACGGCGGGTACCCTGACTTTCGGCGGCCTGAGCGTGAGCATCAGCGGAACCGCCGCCGACGGCGACAGCTTCCTGATCAAGCCATTGAGCAACGCGGCCAGCAGCTTGACCACGGTCATCGATGACCCCTCGTTGATCGCCGCCGGTACCACCAGCGGCGAAAGCGACAACAGTGTCGCGCTGCTGATGCTCGACCTGCAGAACCAGGACCTTGTCGGTGGTTCGTCGACCTTGAGCGAAGCCTATGCCTCGCTGGTCAACGACATCGGCAGCACCACCAGCTCGATCAGTACCCAACTGGACTCCCAGACCAGCGTCACCGAACAATTGACCACCCTGCAGTCGTCCTCGTCGGGCGTGAACCTGGATGAAGAGGCCGCGGACCTGGTGCGCTACCAGGCCTATTACCAGGCCTGCGCGAAAATCGTCGAAGTGGGCTCCACGGTGCTCGACACCATACTTGGCCTCGACGCCTGACCGGCAAGGAGATAGCAGCATGCGCATCAGTACCTCGACGGTGTACACCACTGGCCTGAACAACATGCTCACCCAGGAGAGCGCCTACCTGGACGCCAGCAACGTGGTGTCCAGTGGCAAGCGGGTGGTTAACCCCTCGGACGACTCCTCGGCAGCGTCCCAGGCCGTGGCAGTGCAGCAGGCCTCGGCGCTCAACGATCAATACGCCGACACCCGCAGCACGGTCAGCAGTTCGCTGGCCACCGAAGAAACCACCCTGGACAGCATCAGTGACGCCATCGTCAGTGCCAAGACCCTGCTGATCCAGGCGGGCGACGGCACCCTCAGCGATGAAGACCGGGCATCCATCGCCACTTCGCTGCAAGGGATCTACGACACCCTGGTGTCGCTGAGCAACACCACCGACAGCAGCGGCAATTACATCTTTTCCGGTTACCAGACCCAGAGCCAGGCCTTCACCGAGGACGCCGACGGCAACGTCGTCTACCAGGGTGATGACAACGTGGTGAGCCAGCAGGTCAGCGCAACCACTAGCATGGCCACGGGCGACAACGGCGCCACGGTGTTCATGAGCGTGGGCAGTTCGGCCGGCTTCCTGGCCACGGCCGCCAGCGACAACACCGGCACCGTGACCTTCGATGGCCCGGACATCACCGACACCAGCGACGCCAACTATGGCACCGGGTTCACCCTGACCTTTGCCGTGGACGACGATGGCGTGGCCACCTACAGCATCGATGGCGGCGATGCAGTTGCCTACGAGTCGGGCGATACCCTGGAAATCAACGGCCTGTCGCTGACCCTGGAAGGCGCGCCGGCAGACGGTGACAGCATCAGCGTGAGTGCCGCCGCCGACGCCGAGCCCAACCTGTTCACCACCCTGGCCAACGTCATCGCGGCGCTCAACACGCCCACCTCGGACGACGACACGGCTGCCGCCGCCTTGGCCAACACCCTGTCCACCAGCAGCCGCGAACTGGATAACGCCTTGGACAACGTTCTGACCGTGCGCACTTCGGTGGGCACGCGCATGAACGAGTTGGATGTGCTGGACACGGTGGGCGACTCCATGGCGCTGACGTACGCCACGCGGCTGTCGGACCTGACCGACGCCGACTACACCGAGTCGGTATCCACCTACACCTCGCTGCAAGTGGCACTGCAGGCGGCCCAGCAAACCTTCGCCAGCGTTCAGGACATGAGCCTGTTCGACTACATCTGACGGCGGCTCAGGTCGGCGCGATCATGTGCTCGACCAGCATTTGCATGAAGTGCAGCGACTCGTTGAGCAGCAGGCCGATAAAGTGGCCCAGGTGCCCGGTCAGCGCCATCAGCAGCACCAGGCCAGTGCTCAGGGTGACCGGGAAGCCCACGGCGAATACCGTGAGTTGGGGCGCGGCGCGGTTAAGGATGCCCATGGCCAGGTTGATCATCAGCAGCGCGGCGACCATGGGCAGCGCTAGCAACAGGCCGGTGAGGAATATGTGACTGCCGTAGCGAGCGACCATCTGCCAGGACGAGGGGTCGAAACGCAGGTTGCCGATGGGCAAGGTCTGGAAGGTGCTGGCCAGCAACTGCAATACCAGCAGGTGGCCGTCCAAAGCCAGGAACATCAGCAAAGTGGTCATGCTCAGCAAGCGTGACAGCACCATGGTATTGGTGTTGCTTTCGGCCGAGTAGAAGCTGGCGAAGGCCAGGCCCATCTGCATGCCGCAGATTTCCCCGGCCATCTCCACGGCGGCCAGGGTCACGCGCATTACCATGCCCAAGCTGGCGCCAATCAACAGCTGTTCCACGACAATGCCCAGGCTTTCCCAAGAGGCCACCGCCACGTCCGGCATAGGCGGCAACACGGGGGCCAGCAAGACGCTGAGCAGCACTGCGAAGCTGATTTTCACCGTGTTGGGAATGCTGGTATGGCCCAGCAGCGGGTCGCTCATCAAAAACGCCGCGATGCGGCACAGCGGCCAGAAGAACATCGCCAGCCAATGCTGCAACTCGCCCGAACTGATCGCCAGCACGGCCTCAGCCGACCATGCGCGGCAGGTGGGTGAGCAGGTCGCGGGTGAAGTCCAGCAAGGTATCCATCATCAAGGGCCCGGCGATCACCAGTACCGCGCAGATACCGATGATCTTGGGGATGAACGACAGGGTCGATTCGTTGATCTGGGTGGCGGCCTGGAACAGGCTGATCAGCAAGCCCACGGCCAAGGTTGTCAGCAGCAGCGGGGCGGCCACGAACAGCGTCACGCGCATGCCTTTGTAGGCCAGATCCATGACCATTTCCGGCGTCATCGTAATGCTCCGTCGCAGGGGTTCAGGGGTAGAAGCTTTGGGCCAGGGAGCCCAGCAGCAGTTGCCAGCCGTCCACCAGCACGAACAGCATCAGCTTGAACGGCAGGGAGATGGTCGCCGGCGGCACCATCATCATGCCCAGGGCCATCAGCACGCTCGCGACGATCAGGTCGATGATCAGGAACGGCACGAAAATGCTGAAGCCGATCTGGAATGCGGTTTTCAATTCGCTGGTGACAAAGGCCGGCATCAGGATGCGCATGGGCACCTGCTCGGGGCCTTCCAGGTCGTCGACCTGGGCGATACGTGCGTACAGCGCCAAGTCGGTTTGCCGGGTCTGCGCCAGCATGAAACTGCGGAACGGCTGGCTGCCGGTGTCGAGCAACTGCTCCATGCCAATCTGGTTTTGCGAGAAGGGTACCCAGGCAGTGGTGTAGGCCTTATTCAGCACCGGCGACATCACGAAGAACGTCAGGAACAGCGCAAGCCCCAGCAGCACCTGGTTGGGTGGTGCCGAGGTGGTACCGATCGCGGTGCGCAGCAGGCCCAGCACGATGATGATGCGGGTGAAGCCGGTCATCATCAGCAGCAGGGCTGGCAAGAATGCCATCGAGCTGAGCATCACTAAGGTTTGCAGGCTCAGCGACCATTGTTGGCTGCCGTCGGCCAGGGGTGCGCTGGTGAAAGCAGCCAGGCCTTGGCCCTGGGCGTGCGCGGTGCCGGTCAGGCCCAGCAGCAGGGTGATCAGCAGCGGTGCCAGGGCGAGCCAGCGGGCGGGCGTAAGGCGCGTTTTCATGAGGCGTCCCGGTCGTGCTGCAGCCGCTGTTTCAGGGCCGTGGCCAGGCGATCGGCAAAGCGCGGTGGCAAGGGCTGGGCCGGCTCAGGCAGGGCCGGTGCCGGCAGTTCACTCAGGGCGCTGACCTGTTGCGCAGTAACGCCTAACACCAGCCATTTGTCCTGTACCTGCACGATAACCACGCGCTCGCGCTGGCCCAGCGAGGTACTGCTCACCAACCGAAGGTGCTGGCCGGGCCGCACCCGCTGCGGGCCGAGACGTTTGGCCAGCCAGCCACAAAACAGGATGCTGGCCACCACCAGGGCAAAGGCGAATGCCGTCTTGCCTAGCAAGGCCAGGCCAAGCAGGCTGTCGGGGCTGTTCATCGGTTGAGCTTCTGCACGCGTTCGGAGGGGGTGATGATCTCGGTAATGCGGATGCCGTATTTTTCATCCACCACCACTACTTCGCCCTGGGCAATCAGGTAGCCGTTGATCAGGATGTCCATGGGCTCGCCCGCCAGGCCATCCAGGCCCACTACTGAGCCTTGGGCCAGTTCCAGCAACTGCTTGATGGTGATGCGCGTGCGGCCCAGTTCGACGCTCATCTTGACCGGGATGTCCATGATCATGTCGAGGTCGCGCAGGGTGCCGCCGCCCGGCTGCCCGGTTAGCGGCTTGAACACCTTGGGTGCCGGGCGCTGCGGGGTTTCCTGGAGTTGTTCCTCCACTGCCGCTTCCTGCTCGGCGAGGGCGCTGGCCCATGGGTCGTCTTCCAGGGCGCCGTCGTCGGCCTGATCGGACAGGGCACTGGCCCATTCGTCTGCCAGCGCGGCTTCTTCGGGGTTGTTCGGCTCGGGTGTGTTTGGGTCAGTCATGGGCGGGGTCCTTGGCAGTGGGCACGGGGCCCTTGACGAATCTGCCGACGGTCGGGCCAGTGGCAGCGGAGTGGTCGATCAGGTCTTTTACTAGCAGGGCGCATTGGCCGTTCTGGCTACCGTATTCGCACGTCATCACGGGCACGCCATCGACCCGGGCCAGAATGCTTTCCGGTAATTCGATGGGCAGCACGTCGCCTGCTTTCAGTGCCATGACCTGGCCAATGCTGGTGTCGATCTCGGTAAAATCGGCCACCAGTTCGATGTGCGACTGGGTGATTTCGCCGGCCATCTTTTTGTTCCACAGGCGTTCGGCCTCCGGGTCGCTGTCGGTCAGTGGGCCGTTGAGCAGTTGGCGCAGGGGCTCGATCATCAGGTAGGGGATGACGATGTTGAAGTCGCTGGCCAGGTTGCCGACTTCCAGGTGGAAGGTGGTGTTGACCACGATTTCGTTGGGCGAGCTGGTGATGTTGGCGAACTTGGCCTGCATTTCCGAGCGCAGGTATTCGATTTCCAGCGGGTACACCGAGCGCCAGGCATCCTGGTAGGCATCCACGGCCAGGCTCAGCAGGCGGCGAATGATGCGTTGCTCGGTGCGGGTGAATTCACGCCCCTCGGACTTGGCCAGGAAGCGCCCGTCGCCACCGAACAGGTTGTCCACCACCATGAACACCAGGTTGGGCGGGAACACGGTCAGCACCGTGCCGCGCAGCGGTTTCATCGCCAGCAGGTTGATGTTGGTGGGCACCGGCACATGGCGCGAGAACTCGCTGAAGCTCTGGTAGCGCACGCTGTCCACGGTGATGTCGGCACTGCGCCGGATCAGGTTGAACAGGCCCATGCGAAAGTACCGGGCAAAGCGTTCGTTGATGATGTCCAGGGCATGCAGGCGCTCGCGGATCACCCGGTGCTGGGTGGCCGGGTCGTAAGGCCGGATATGCACGTCTGGAGGTGTTTCGCGGGCCGCGGCAGGCGATTCATCGTCGCCGCTGACGCCTTTGAGCAGGGTATCGATCTCTTCCTGCGACAACAGGTCTTCTATGGGCATGGGCTATTG contains:
- the flgG gene encoding flagellar basal-body rod protein FlgG, with product MIRSLWTAKTGLEAQQSQMDVIANNLANVSTNGFKRSRAVFEDLVYQNMRQPGAQSTTQTKLPSGLQVGTGVRQVATERLHTQGNLEQTDSSEDLAINGTGFFEVDMPDGSTAYTRDGSFQLDANGQMVTSNGYTLTGGITIPSTATSVSVSSDGIVSVVQSGSATSTQVGQLNLALFINPAGLQSIGQNLYLETDASGTPTETTPGLNGGGTLSQGYVETSNVNVVEEMVSMIQTQRAYEINSKAVDASDQMLQRLTQL
- a CDS encoding flagellar basal body L-ring protein FlgH, yielding MPDSFKLCVCLAVVLLGGCEVLPRTPVVKDENMVVPPLPPRDMDGSIYQLSRLQPLFEDRRPRMVGDTLTITLNEQVSASKNSASNAGRSGSTGISMKATSSRASQEGSYGLDASVDNDFTGSGGSKATNSFTGTIAVAVMQIMPNGNLRVRGEKQIAINQGTEYIRFSGLINPRTITGDNTVSSTQVSEARIEYVGDGYINEAQRMGWLHRLFLNVSPF
- a CDS encoding flagellar basal body P-ring protein FlgI, which gives rise to MAKLNFLPGLAGTLLALLGLVATAQAEQIRDIAEFAGVRPNSLVGYGLVVGLDGSGDQTTQSPFTEQSLSNMLSQLGLTLPANANMQMRNIAAVMVTADLPAFARPGQQIDVVVSSFGNARSLRGGTLLMTPLKGADGDIYAMAQGNLLVGGAGGSANGSSVTVNQLAGGRIPRGAVVEREVQLRLGGNDGSLNLYLNDADFATAQRVVYAINTDFRRTVASALNGGTIALQGPISPNERVNFIARVEAISVLPADSRPKVIIDSRTGSVVLNSQVKLGRAAVAHGNLSVIIDTTNQVSQPGAFSQGQTASTANSSISVQEQGGALHLVEGSANLMDVVKGLNALGATPSDLMVILQALKAAGALHADLEII
- the flgJ gene encoding flagellar assembly peptidoglycan hydrolase FlgJ, producing MSLASSTDGFALDVQGLDALKRSAHKDSAAGIKEASKQFEALFLQMMLKSMRAAIPKSSMDQDSQTSLYTEMLDQQWAQSLAGRGMGLADQLSGALGANKAAIAEAAPQAPKDSPFGGLTINTRQAYQAWKRREMPGEAVERAAHVDDFVARMRGPAQRVAQNSGIPAELILAQAALETDWGRRQITTASGADSHNLFGIKAGGQWRGATTEVLTTEYDQGQAHKQRESFRAYPSYDAAFADYARLIGNNDNYAGVLAAPNPLQAARALQQGGYATDPHYADKLISVMATIGPLRDEIQTARLQENR
- the flgK gene encoding flagellar hook-associated protein FlgK encodes the protein MSIISIGVSGLNAAQVALTTSSNNITNVYTDGYNLETAKLAASTSGGVEVTTVDRTFDQFIATQLNASTSTESALSTYSTEVSQIDDLLSDSTSDLDTLMQDFFSSLQTLTSDAGDSATREEVIGSAETLTSQFNLLGSYLDDMQSSVSDQIGDSVDQVNDLTSQIASLNKQISNLGSVSDSAANTLLDQRDALVTSLSALVDVDVTEEDNGSYSVSLSNGLSLVSGSKSSELVATASSSDPEQTTVSYVDAAGNVTSLADLTITGGTLGGLLSFQNDTLSTAQNALGQMAVALAVSFNALQESGVDLNGDTGTAFFSVADPVIYSDADNTGSASLSATFSDDISDLTTSNYTVSYSDSDGYSVTDASTGEAVDATYDATAGTLTFGGLSVSISGTAADGDSFLIKPLSNAASSLTTVIDDPSLIAAGTTSGESDNSVALLMLDLQNQDLVGGSSTLSEAYASLVNDIGSTTSSISTQLDSQTSVTEQLTTLQSSSSGVNLDEEAADLVRYQAYYQACAKIVEVGSTVLDTILGLDA
- the flgL gene encoding flagellar hook-associated protein FlgL, coding for MRISTSTVYTTGLNNMLTQESAYLDASNVVSSGKRVVNPSDDSSAASQAVAVQQASALNDQYADTRSTVSSSLATEETTLDSISDAIVSAKTLLIQAGDGTLSDEDRASIATSLQGIYDTLVSLSNTTDSSGNYIFSGYQTQSQAFTEDADGNVVYQGDDNVVSQQVSATTSMATGDNGATVFMSVGSSAGFLATAASDNTGTVTFDGPDITDTSDANYGTGFTLTFAVDDDGVATYSIDGGDAVAYESGDTLEINGLSLTLEGAPADGDSISVSAAADAEPNLFTTLANVIAALNTPTSDDDTAAAALANTLSTSSRELDNALDNVLTVRTSVGTRMNELDVLDTVGDSMALTYATRLSDLTDADYTESVSTYTSLQVALQAAQQTFASVQDMSLFDYI
- the fliR gene encoding flagellar biosynthetic protein FliR, with translation MLAISSGELQHWLAMFFWPLCRIAAFLMSDPLLGHTSIPNTVKISFAVLLSVLLAPVLPPMPDVAVASWESLGIVVEQLLIGASLGMVMRVTLAAVEMAGEICGMQMGLAFASFYSAESNTNTMVLSRLLSMTTLLMFLALDGHLLVLQLLASTFQTLPIGNLRFDPSSWQMVARYGSHIFLTGLLLALPMVAALLMINLAMGILNRAAPQLTVFAVGFPVTLSTGLVLLMALTGHLGHFIGLLLNESLHFMQMLVEHMIAPT
- the fliQ gene encoding flagellar biosynthesis protein FliQ, with amino-acid sequence MTPEMVMDLAYKGMRVTLFVAAPLLLTTLAVGLLISLFQAATQINESTLSFIPKIIGICAVLVIAGPLMMDTLLDFTRDLLTHLPRMVG
- the fliP gene encoding flagellar type III secretion system pore protein FliP (The bacterial flagellar biogenesis protein FliP forms a type III secretion system (T3SS)-type pore required for flagellar assembly.) gives rise to the protein MKTRLTPARWLALAPLLITLLLGLTGTAHAQGQGLAAFTSAPLADGSQQWSLSLQTLVMLSSMAFLPALLLMMTGFTRIIIVLGLLRTAIGTTSAPPNQVLLGLALFLTFFVMSPVLNKAYTTAWVPFSQNQIGMEQLLDTGSQPFRSFMLAQTRQTDLALYARIAQVDDLEGPEQVPMRILMPAFVTSELKTAFQIGFSIFVPFLIIDLIVASVLMALGMMMVPPATISLPFKLMLFVLVDGWQLLLGSLAQSFYP
- the fliO gene encoding flagellar biosynthetic protein FliO, whose protein sequence is MNSPDSLLGLALLGKTAFAFALVVASILFCGWLAKRLGPQRVRPGQHLRLVSSTSLGQRERVVIVQVQDKWLVLGVTAQQVSALSELPAPALPEPAQPLPPRFADRLATALKQRLQHDRDAS
- the fliN gene encoding flagellar motor switch protein FliN, which translates into the protein MTDPNTPEPNNPEEAALADEWASALSDQADDGALEDDPWASALAEQEAAVEEQLQETPQRPAPKVFKPLTGQPGGGTLRDLDMIMDIPVKMSVELGRTRITIKQLLELAQGSVVGLDGLAGEPMDILINGYLIAQGEVVVVDEKYGIRITEIITPSERVQKLNR
- the fliM gene encoding flagellar motor switch protein FliM, yielding MPIEDLLSQEEIDTLLKGVSGDDESPAAARETPPDVHIRPYDPATQHRVIRERLHALDIINERFARYFRMGLFNLIRRSADITVDSVRYQSFSEFSRHVPVPTNINLLAMKPLRGTVLTVFPPNLVFMVVDNLFGGDGRFLAKSEGREFTRTEQRIIRRLLSLAVDAYQDAWRSVYPLEIEYLRSEMQAKFANITSSPNEIVVNTTFHLEVGNLASDFNIVIPYLMIEPLRQLLNGPLTDSDPEAERLWNKKMAGEITQSHIELVADFTEIDTSIGQVMALKAGDVLPIELPESILARVDGVPVMTCEYGSQNGQCALLVKDLIDHSAATGPTVGRFVKGPVPTAKDPAHD